The proteins below come from a single Ruegeria sp. SCSIO 43209 genomic window:
- a CDS encoding iron-sulfur cluster assembly accessory protein, with the protein MNLPPTVTERAFERLAEIGAADQGQALRVAVEGGGCSGFQYEIALDVPKEDDLVLEGKGQKVIVDSISLPFLENAVIDFTQELIGARFVIENPNATSSCGCGTSFSM; encoded by the coding sequence ATGAATCTGCCCCCAACAGTCACAGAACGCGCCTTTGAACGCCTGGCCGAAATCGGTGCCGCAGATCAGGGCCAGGCCCTGCGTGTCGCTGTGGAGGGTGGCGGATGTTCCGGATTTCAATATGAGATCGCCCTGGATGTGCCGAAAGAGGACGATTTGGTGCTAGAGGGCAAAGGCCAAAAGGTCATCGTCGACTCGATCTCTCTGCCGTTTCTGGAGAACGCGGTAATTGATTTCACACAGGAACTCATCGGCGCGCGCTTCGTGATTGAGAACCCCAACGCCACCTCGTCCTGCGGCTGTGGCACATCGTTCTCGATGTAG
- a CDS encoding deoxyguanosinetriphosphate triphosphohydrolase — protein MDRAGFASDPGRARGRLVPEEESSFRSCFQRDRDRIIHASAFRRLKHKTQVFVEHEGDSYRTRLTHSIEVAQVARTIAGALGLNGELTEAVALAHDLGHTPFGHTGEDALHALMEPYGGFDHNAQAIRIVTKLERHYAEFDGCNLTWECLEGIAKHNGPVTGALPWALAECNRGFDLELHTHASAEAQVAALSDDIAYNNHDLFDGLRAGLFRDEDIQQLPINDACFAEVDAKFPGLDPYRRRHEALRRVFGVMVSDVIDTSRALIAASGAQSVEDIRHLGYPVIQFSDDLWAKLKQIRAFLFSRMYRAPSVMEVRASVSKVVEELFPIYLSDPKQMPRHWHVDIETAKDETALARIVSDYIAGMTDRFALQDHARLTGDHSIAI, from the coding sequence TTGGACAGAGCGGGTTTTGCCTCGGACCCAGGCCGCGCAAGGGGGCGGCTTGTACCTGAGGAGGAAAGCAGTTTTCGGTCATGCTTTCAGCGCGACCGTGACAGGATAATTCATGCCAGCGCGTTTAGGCGCCTCAAACACAAAACCCAAGTGTTTGTTGAGCATGAGGGTGACAGTTATCGAACCCGCCTGACGCATTCCATAGAAGTGGCTCAGGTGGCCCGAACGATTGCCGGGGCCTTAGGCCTGAACGGCGAATTGACCGAAGCGGTCGCGTTGGCGCATGACCTCGGGCATACACCGTTTGGTCACACGGGCGAGGACGCTCTGCATGCGTTGATGGAGCCATATGGTGGCTTCGATCACAACGCGCAGGCCATTCGGATCGTAACCAAACTTGAGCGTCACTACGCCGAGTTCGATGGGTGCAACCTGACCTGGGAATGTCTGGAAGGGATAGCCAAGCACAACGGGCCGGTCACTGGTGCATTGCCTTGGGCATTGGCCGAGTGTAATCGGGGCTTTGACCTCGAACTTCACACCCATGCGAGCGCCGAGGCGCAGGTCGCGGCGTTGTCAGACGACATTGCCTACAACAACCACGATCTGTTTGACGGATTGCGGGCGGGATTGTTCAGAGATGAAGACATTCAGCAGCTTCCCATAAATGATGCCTGTTTCGCCGAAGTGGATGCCAAATTTCCGGGTCTTGACCCTTATCGCCGTCGGCACGAGGCGCTCAGACGGGTATTTGGCGTCATGGTTTCGGATGTTATCGACACCTCACGCGCGTTGATAGCGGCCTCGGGGGCGCAGTCGGTCGAGGATATCCGCCATCTGGGTTATCCGGTCATTCAATTCTCGGATGATCTTTGGGCGAAGCTCAAACAGATCCGTGCCTTCCTGTTTTCGCGCATGTATCGCGCACCGAGCGTGATGGAAGTGCGCGCCAGTGTCAGCAAGGTGGTTGAGGAACTGTTTCCGATTTACCTGTCCGACCCGAAACAGATGCCCAGGCACTGGCATGTCGATATCGAGACGGCAAAGGATGAAACCGCGCTGGCCCGCATCGTCTCGGATTATATCGCGGGCATGACCGACAGGTTTGCGCTGCAAGACCATGCCCGGCTGACCGGAGATCACTCGATCGCAATATAG
- the argS gene encoding arginine--tRNA ligase: MNLFSEIRGLVLDALAQMQSEGALPEGLSFDNVAVEPPRDAAHGDMATNAAMVLAKPAKMKPRDIADVLAGKLSADNRITSAEVAGPGFLNLRLASSVWQGVLAAVLEKGTDYGRSTMGHGQKVNVEYVSANPTGPLHVGHTRGAVFGDALASLLAYSGHEVTREYYINDGGAQVDVLARSAYERYREANGLSPEIAEGLYPGDYLIPIGQALKEKYGDSLIDKPESVWLEELREFSTDAMMDLIRADLKALGVEMDVFFSEKSLYGTGRIEAALQSLTDKGLIYEGVLEPPKGKKPEDWEPREQTLFKSTEHGDDVDRPVKKSDGSWTYFAPDIAYHYDKVSRGFDALIDVFGADHGGYVKRMKAAVSALSDGKVPLDIKLTQLVKLWKNGEPFKMSKRAGNFVTLRDVVDQVGPDVTRFVMLTRKNDAPLDFDFDKVLEQSRENPVFYVQYAHARVMSVLRRAAEAGISADDATLSGADLDKIDHASELTVAKKLAEWPRLVEIAARTNEPHRVAFYLYELAGDFHALWNKGNDETQLRFIQDGDVATSQSKIALARAVSVVISAGLGILGVTPAQEMR; the protein is encoded by the coding sequence ATGAACCTGTTTTCCGAGATCCGCGGCCTGGTACTGGACGCGCTGGCGCAGATGCAGTCCGAAGGCGCGCTGCCTGAGGGGCTGAGCTTTGACAACGTGGCAGTTGAGCCTCCGCGCGATGCGGCGCATGGCGATATGGCGACCAATGCGGCGATGGTACTGGCGAAACCGGCGAAGATGAAGCCGCGGGACATTGCGGATGTGCTTGCGGGCAAGCTGTCTGCAGACAACCGGATCACCAGCGCCGAGGTGGCGGGCCCGGGCTTTCTAAACCTGCGGCTAGCGTCTTCGGTTTGGCAGGGCGTGCTGGCTGCGGTGCTGGAAAAGGGCACCGATTATGGCCGTTCGACCATGGGGCATGGTCAGAAGGTGAACGTGGAGTATGTCTCGGCCAACCCGACCGGCCCGCTGCATGTGGGCCACACGCGGGGGGCTGTGTTCGGTGATGCGCTGGCAAGCTTGCTGGCCTATTCGGGCCATGAGGTGACCCGCGAATACTACATCAACGATGGCGGCGCGCAGGTGGATGTGCTGGCGCGGTCGGCATATGAACGGTATCGCGAGGCTAACGGGCTGAGCCCCGAGATCGCAGAAGGTCTCTATCCCGGCGATTACCTGATCCCGATCGGTCAGGCGCTGAAAGAGAAATACGGCGACAGCCTGATCGACAAGCCTGAAAGCGTATGGCTGGAAGAGCTGCGCGAATTCTCAACCGACGCTATGATGGACCTGATCCGCGCCGACCTGAAGGCGCTGGGTGTTGAGATGGATGTGTTCTTCTCAGAGAAGTCGCTCTACGGCACAGGGCGGATCGAGGCTGCGCTTCAGTCGCTAACCGACAAGGGCCTGATCTACGAAGGCGTTCTTGAGCCGCCCAAGGGTAAGAAACCCGAGGATTGGGAACCGCGCGAGCAGACCTTGTTCAAGTCGACCGAGCACGGGGATGACGTCGACCGCCCGGTCAAGAAATCAGACGGCAGCTGGACCTATTTCGCCCCGGATATCGCTTATCATTATGACAAGGTGAGCCGTGGGTTTGACGCGCTAATCGACGTGTTCGGTGCGGACCATGGCGGCTATGTCAAACGGATGAAGGCGGCGGTTTCGGCCCTTTCCGATGGTAAGGTGCCGCTGGATATCAAGCTTACCCAATTGGTGAAGCTGTGGAAGAATGGCGAGCCATTCAAGATGTCCAAGCGGGCAGGGAACTTTGTCACGTTGCGCGATGTAGTCGATCAGGTCGGGCCTGATGTAACCCGTTTCGTGATGCTGACCCGCAAGAACGACGCACCGCTGGATTTCGATTTCGACAAGGTGTTGGAACAAAGCCGCGAAAACCCGGTGTTCTACGTCCAATACGCCCATGCCCGCGTCATGAGTGTGCTGCGCCGCGCCGCTGAGGCCGGGATTTCTGCCGATGATGCTACGCTATCTGGGGCAGATCTGGACAAGATCGACCACGCCTCTGAGCTGACCGTTGCCAAGAAGCTGGCAGAATGGCCACGTCTGGTTGAAATCGCCGCTCGCACAAATGAACCGCACCGGGTTGCCTTCTATCTCTATGAATTGGCAGGAGATTTCCACGCGCTGTGGAACAAGGGCAATGACGAAACCCAGTTGCGTTTCATTCAGGATGGCGATGTTGCCACAAGCCAATCGAAAATCGCACTGGCCCGGGCTGTTTCTGTTGTGATTTCAGCGGGCTTGGGTATTCTTGGCGTTACCCCGGCGCAGGAGATGCGATAA
- a CDS encoding SPOR domain-containing protein: MTRAPLFTAQSGGEAEMARYDYSGQHSPEQMHYSNQSHPEDAYDYPDESYSYDDAPRAGAGLGRIVNVLGAVASLALVAGVGVWGYQLIMRDVSGVPVVRAAEGPMRVQPENPGGTPADHQGLAVNAVAAVGTAAPPADRLILAPRPVSLTDEDTPMTALEATNAVQVIEEPATDQAIVNALAEGLAAEPQLEQTPEQGVQLASLVTPEEEPAIDPADYAAQQPDPKIAALPGVRRSLRPHVRPARATPSSISSNSATEAAINAAVKAAVGLDVDPDTLTKGTRLAQLGAYESADVAQAEWARLNGRFGEYMDGKQRVIQKTSSGGRTFYRLRVMGFDDLSDSRQFCAALVAQGADCIPVAVR, encoded by the coding sequence ATGACCCGCGCGCCACTTTTTACGGCGCAATCGGGCGGTGAGGCGGAAATGGCACGTTACGATTACTCGGGGCAGCATAGCCCCGAGCAGATGCATTACTCGAATCAATCGCATCCTGAAGATGCGTATGATTATCCTGATGAAAGCTATAGCTATGATGACGCCCCGCGCGCAGGCGCTGGGCTGGGCCGCATTGTCAACGTGCTTGGGGCGGTTGCGTCTTTGGCGCTGGTCGCCGGAGTCGGCGTTTGGGGCTACCAACTGATCATGCGCGACGTCAGCGGGGTACCGGTCGTGCGCGCCGCCGAAGGACCCATGCGCGTGCAGCCCGAAAATCCCGGCGGGACGCCTGCCGATCATCAGGGCCTAGCGGTGAATGCAGTTGCCGCTGTCGGGACTGCTGCACCGCCGGCAGATCGTCTTATCCTTGCGCCGCGGCCCGTGTCTCTGACTGATGAAGACACGCCCATGACCGCGCTTGAGGCCACAAATGCAGTGCAAGTGATTGAGGAACCCGCCACTGATCAGGCGATCGTGAACGCTCTGGCCGAAGGGCTCGCCGCCGAACCTCAGCTCGAACAGACGCCTGAGCAGGGCGTGCAATTGGCTTCCCTGGTCACGCCCGAAGAAGAGCCCGCGATTGATCCGGCTGATTACGCAGCGCAACAGCCCGACCCTAAGATTGCTGCACTGCCTGGTGTGCGCCGGTCGCTGCGTCCGCATGTGCGTCCAGCCCGCGCTACGCCAAGTTCTATTTCGTCCAACAGCGCTACGGAAGCTGCGATCAATGCTGCAGTAAAGGCTGCTGTTGGTCTGGATGTTGATCCCGATACATTGACCAAAGGCACGCGACTTGCTCAGCTTGGGGCATACGAAAGCGCCGATGTGGCGCAGGCCGAATGGGCTCGTTTGAATGGCCGATTTGGAGAATATATGGATGGAAAACAGCGTGTTATACAGAAGACCTCAAGCGGAGGACGAACCTTCTATCGCCTGCGTGTCATGGGGTTTGATGATCTGAGCGACTCGCGCCAGTTTTGCGCGGCCCTAGTCGCGCAGGGTGCAGACTGTATCCCGGTCGCCGTCCGGTGA
- the nagZ gene encoding beta-N-acetylhexosaminidase yields MRFGAVITDAEGLRLTPDEKALFKEMNPFGFILFARNIESADQTRALCEDFREAVGRNCLITVDQEGGRVQRLRAPLAREWLPPLDHVAHAGDQAERAMYLRYRLIAHELLGLGIDSNCAPMVDLAREGTHAFLKNRCYGSDPEKVSAIGRAVANGHFDCGVLPVVKHMPGHGLSTLDSHHELPHVDLSLSALEAADFAPFRALNDLPMGMTAHLVYDQIDPRPATISAGMMTMIRERIGFDGLIMTDDITMKALNGAPADLARQALDAGCDVALHCNGAFEERAQVLEAAGEMSDAAQARADRALARRQPPQELDIQAAEAELSALMGGQVYAG; encoded by the coding sequence GTGAGATTTGGCGCGGTTATCACCGATGCCGAAGGGCTGCGCCTGACGCCGGATGAAAAAGCTTTGTTCAAAGAGATGAACCCGTTCGGGTTCATTCTGTTTGCCCGCAACATCGAATCCGCTGACCAGACCCGAGCCTTGTGCGAGGACTTCCGCGAGGCGGTTGGCCGAAATTGCCTAATCACAGTCGATCAGGAGGGGGGCCGCGTACAACGTCTGCGCGCACCTTTAGCCCGTGAATGGTTGCCCCCTTTGGATCATGTCGCGCATGCCGGAGATCAGGCCGAGCGCGCGATGTATCTGCGCTATCGTCTGATCGCGCATGAACTGCTGGGATTGGGCATCGACAGCAATTGTGCGCCGATGGTCGATCTGGCCCGCGAGGGTACTCATGCGTTCCTGAAGAACCGCTGCTATGGGTCTGATCCCGAAAAGGTTTCCGCGATTGGTCGAGCCGTTGCCAACGGACACTTTGATTGCGGAGTGTTGCCGGTAGTAAAGCACATGCCCGGCCACGGTCTGTCGACGCTCGACAGTCATCACGAGTTGCCGCATGTGGATCTTTCTCTAAGTGCACTGGAAGCGGCAGATTTTGCACCATTCCGCGCGCTGAACGACTTGCCGATGGGGATGACGGCGCATTTGGTTTATGACCAGATCGATCCACGGCCCGCAACGATTTCTGCTGGAATGATGACGATGATTAGGGAGCGCATCGGTTTCGACGGTCTGATTATGACCGACGATATCACGATGAAAGCCCTGAACGGCGCGCCCGCCGACTTGGCCCGACAGGCACTGGACGCTGGATGCGATGTTGCTTTGCACTGCAACGGGGCCTTTGAAGAACGCGCGCAGGTGCTCGAAGCCGCTGGTGAGATGTCGGATGCGGCACAAGCCCGCGCAGATCGGGCGCTGGCCCGGAGACAACCGCCACAGGAACTTGACATCCAAGCCGCCGAGGCGGAACTATCTGCCCTAATGGGCGGGCAGGTATATGCAGGATAA
- a CDS encoding ScpA family protein, with amino-acid sequence MQDNLFSEDPVSVADRLAAEALIVDVDGFEGPLDVLLTLSRTQKVDLRKISVLALAQQYLTFVEKARQLRIELAADYLVMAAWLAFLKSRLLLPPDPDDEGPSGEELAAHLAFQLERLQAMRDAAARLMARDQLGRDFFKRGQGEDVTRIRTVTYSATLLDLMQGYARIRTRDEFRPFVMDRDAVFTMEQALERMRPLIGFAGAWTDMETYLPEGWDADPVRRRSATAATFAASLELVKEGHMEIKQSETFAPIHLRKRTETRD; translated from the coding sequence ATGCAGGATAACCTTTTCAGCGAAGACCCGGTCTCGGTTGCCGATCGGCTGGCCGCCGAGGCTTTGATTGTGGACGTCGATGGGTTTGAGGGTCCGCTCGATGTGCTTTTGACACTTTCGCGTACGCAAAAAGTGGACTTGCGCAAAATCTCGGTTCTGGCGTTGGCGCAACAGTATCTGACCTTTGTCGAAAAAGCGCGGCAGTTGCGGATCGAACTGGCCGCCGACTATCTGGTGATGGCCGCTTGGCTAGCTTTCCTCAAATCCCGCTTGCTGCTGCCCCCGGACCCGGATGATGAAGGCCCCTCGGGTGAGGAACTTGCCGCGCACCTCGCATTCCAATTGGAGCGTCTGCAGGCCATGCGCGATGCCGCTGCGCGCCTGATGGCGCGTGATCAATTGGGCCGTGATTTTTTCAAACGTGGGCAGGGTGAGGATGTTACGCGTATCCGCACCGTGACCTATTCCGCGACGCTACTGGACCTGATGCAGGGCTACGCGCGTATCCGCACGCGTGACGAGTTCCGACCCTTCGTCATGGACCGCGACGCCGTTTTCACCATGGAACAAGCGCTTGAGCGGATGCGGCCCCTGATAGGCTTTGCCGGTGCGTGGACGGATATGGAGACCTACCTGCCCGAAGGCTGGGATGCTGATCCGGTGCGGCGACGCTCGGCCACGGCTGCAACCTTCGCAGCCTCGCTTGAGCTGGTGAAAGAAGGACATATGGAGATCAAGCAAAGCGAGACCTTTGCGCCGATCCATCTGCGTAAGAGGACTGAGACACGTGACTGA